A genomic segment from Perognathus longimembris pacificus isolate PPM17 chromosome 15, ASM2315922v1, whole genome shotgun sequence encodes:
- the Hrh4 gene encoding histamine H4 receptor — MADPNSTLPLTTQVVTLAFVMSILAFAIMLGNAVVILAFVVDKNLRHRSSYFFLNLAISDFFVGMISIPLFIPHTLFNWDFGSICIFWLIIDYLLCTASVYNIVLISYDRYQSVLNAVSYRIQHTGILKIVAQMVAVWVLAFLVNGPMILVSESWKEKNSTNKECEPGFVSEWHVIIITSFLEFLVPVILVAFFNIQIYWSLWKRGNLTRCPSHPGFISASSSDSGPSSRYKLGSRTSLPDRKEEAASLHSERRGKKNSLLVSFRRHTNISFIASKMGSLSQFDSIALHQRGHFELLRARKLAKSLAILLSVFAICWAPYSLSTVVRSFSLQGDQPKSEWFKFAFWLQWFNSFINPFLYPLCHKRFQKAFLKIFCGKKQPVLPHNRSTSS; from the exons ATGGCAGATCCTAATAGTACATTACCATTAACTACTCAAGTTGTTACTTTAGCATTTGTTATGTCTATACTAGCTTTTGCTATAATGCTAGGAAATGCTGTTGTTATTTTAGCTTTTGTGGTGGACAAAAACCTTAGACATCgaagtagttatttttttcttaacttggCCATTTCTGACTTCTTTGTGG GTatgatttctattcctttgttcaTCCCTCACACACTGTTCAACTGGGATTTTGGAAGTATCTGCATATTTTGGCTTATAATTGACTATCTTTTGTGTACGGCATCTGTGTATAATATTGTTCTCATCAGCTATGATCGATACCAGTCAGTCTTAAATGCT GTATCGTATAGGATTCAACACACTGGGATCTTGAAGATTGTGGCTCAGATGGTGGCTGTTTGGGTGTTGGCTTTCTTAGTGAATGGGCCAATGATACTAGTTTCAGAGTCTTGGAAGGAGAAAAATAGCACTAATAAGGAATGTGAACCTGGATTTGTTTCAGAATGGCACGTCATTATCATCACATCATTCTTGGAGTTCCTGGTCCCGGTCATCTTAGTGGCTTTTTTTAATATACAGATTTACTGGAGCCTATGGAAACGTGGGAATCTTACTAGGTGCCCCAGCCATCCTGGATTCATCTCTGCCTCTTCCAGTGACTCTGGACCCTCTTCCAGGTATAAACTAGGTTCAAGGACATCTCTTCCTGACCGGAAGGAAGAAGCTGCATCCCTTCATTCAGAAAGACGGGGAAAAAAGAACAGTCTCCTGGTTTCCTTCAGAAGGCATACAAATATCAGTTTCATTGCTTCCAAAATGGGCTCCCTCTCCCAGTTTGATTCCATAGCTCTTCACCAAAGGGGCCATTTTGAACTGCTCAGAGCCAGGAAATTAGCCAAGTCACTAGCCATTCTTTtaagtgtttttgctatttgctGGGCTCCATATTCTCTGTCCACAGTTGTACGTTCCTTTTCCCTCCAAGGGGACCAACCCAAATCTGAATGGTTCAAATTTGCATTTTGGCTGCAGTGGTTCAATTCCTTCATCAATCCTTTTTTGTACCCCTTGTGTCACAAGCGATTTCAGAAGGCATTCTTGAAAATTTTTTGTGGTAAGAAGCAACCTGTACTACCACATAATCGGTCAACATcctcttga